The following coding sequences lie in one Capnocytophaga stomatis genomic window:
- a CDS encoding SusC/RagA family TonB-linked outer membrane protein has translation MYRKLAALFVLMLLVLPLSAQVKVTGKVTDDTNSPLPGASILVKGSTHGVSSDFDGNYEIEAKQGDILEFSFIGFQTQTKKVTTTGKSTTINVVLLEDAQQLEDVVVIGYGTQKKESLTGALQTVKKEKLADVTTPSVENMLNGKVSGVFVAPGSGRPGETGAVIIRGKSTLNGSTAPLWVIDGVIVGSSAGALNPSDIESMTILKDAASTAIYGSQGANGVILITTKKAKEGKLQSQISLRQGISSLTNGNLEVMNGAELYDYFNSFSNVSNIKFPRWNPELRNSNFDWWKEATTMGIVRDYSASISGGSETLRSYFSFGFYDEKGAVKGLDYTKYDFRAKADYQPFKWLTIKPNISGTVRTTDDRQHSVGAMYSNLPWDSPYDKDGNIVPHRSSLWVNSNSTNYLYDLQWNWGKSKLFQAMGGLDFDIKINDWLTFSSVNNYKYIGSFSTGYADPRSSGGESVKGRVSESQDNIIRRYTNQILKFDRSFDKHSVNALVAYEYNDYWGKSLSVAGTGIVPGFSVLDIVTKPEKTKGGISEWAVQSLLSRAVYSYDNRYVLEGSLRRDGASNFGTNAKYGTFYSVSGSWNIHRENWFAPKWVNALKLRASYGTVGSRPNILYPQYDLYAVSTGASYNQTPGALISQVGNKDLTWESTVTTGLGLDVTLFDRISFTFDYYNKDIDNVLYPVPVSGLTGVTSIWRNVAALSNEGFEATLGASIIKNDNFQWYLDVNIGKNTNEVKRLYGDKEEIIIRDGLGIAGSTDKILKPGLDADTFYMREWAGVDKQTGAPLWYKTVTDANGNEVRETTSNYAEANQVALDNATPDFFGGFGTSLTYKNFNLSANFGFSYGGKIYNYSRTEYDSDGTYTDRNQMKLKKGWSRWEKPGDDATHPRALYENKSNSNKVSSRFLEDGSYLKLRSLSIGYNLDLSQYKLPKLHFSLTGENLFFISDYSGVDPEIPSIGGNALNSAGPSIYPATRKFIFGITANF, from the coding sequence ATGTACAGAAAATTAGCCGCATTATTTGTGCTGATGCTTTTGGTGTTGCCACTGTCAGCACAAGTAAAAGTAACCGGAAAAGTTACTGATGACACCAACAGTCCACTTCCAGGAGCCAGCATTTTGGTAAAAGGGAGTACACACGGAGTTAGTTCTGATTTTGATGGAAATTATGAAATAGAAGCCAAACAAGGCGACATACTTGAATTTAGCTTCATCGGATTTCAAACGCAAACCAAAAAAGTAACAACAACAGGCAAATCAACGACTATAAATGTTGTTCTTTTGGAAGACGCTCAACAACTTGAAGATGTTGTGGTTATCGGTTATGGTACTCAGAAAAAAGAAAGCTTAACAGGAGCTTTACAAACCGTTAAAAAGGAAAAGCTGGCAGATGTTACCACACCTTCTGTGGAGAATATGCTTAACGGAAAGGTTTCCGGAGTGTTTGTTGCTCCCGGTTCAGGGCGTCCTGGAGAAACCGGAGCCGTTATCATTCGTGGGAAGTCGACCTTAAACGGAAGCACAGCACCTCTTTGGGTAATTGACGGGGTGATTGTCGGGTCAAGTGCAGGAGCTTTAAATCCTTCTGACATTGAGTCTATGACCATTTTGAAAGACGCTGCTTCTACCGCAATTTATGGTTCACAAGGAGCCAATGGAGTTATCTTGATTACAACCAAAAAAGCTAAGGAAGGGAAATTACAATCGCAAATATCTCTCAGACAAGGAATCAGCTCACTTACAAATGGAAACTTGGAAGTAATGAACGGAGCAGAGTTGTACGATTATTTCAATTCGTTTTCAAACGTTTCAAACATTAAATTCCCTCGTTGGAATCCTGAACTTCGCAATAGTAATTTTGACTGGTGGAAGGAAGCAACTACAATGGGAATTGTACGCGACTATAGTGCTTCTATCAGTGGTGGTTCCGAAACGCTTCGTTCGTATTTCTCCTTCGGATTTTACGATGAAAAAGGAGCTGTAAAAGGGCTTGATTATACAAAATATGATTTCCGTGCGAAAGCAGATTATCAACCTTTTAAATGGCTTACCATCAAACCAAATATTTCTGGTACAGTTCGTACTACTGACGACAGGCAACATTCAGTAGGGGCGATGTATTCAAATTTACCTTGGGACAGTCCTTACGACAAAGATGGAAATATCGTTCCTCACCGCTCATCACTTTGGGTTAATAGCAACTCAACAAACTATTTGTATGATTTACAATGGAATTGGGGTAAAAGCAAGCTATTCCAAGCAATGGGAGGATTGGATTTTGATATCAAAATAAACGATTGGCTTACTTTCTCTTCAGTAAATAACTATAAGTATATAGGAAGTTTTTCTACTGGCTATGCTGACCCTCGTTCTTCAGGAGGAGAAAGCGTAAAGGGGCGTGTGTCAGAATCACAGGACAATATCATTCGTCGTTATACAAACCAAATTTTGAAATTTGACAGGTCATTTGACAAACATTCAGTAAATGCCTTAGTGGCATATGAGTATAATGACTATTGGGGGAAATCGCTCTCAGTGGCAGGTACAGGCATTGTTCCTGGTTTTTCAGTGCTTGATATAGTTACCAAACCTGAAAAAACTAAAGGAGGAATTTCTGAATGGGCAGTTCAATCACTTCTGTCAAGAGCTGTGTATAGTTACGACAATCGCTATGTTTTGGAAGGTTCTTTACGTCGTGACGGGGCTTCTAACTTTGGTACAAATGCCAAGTATGGTACTTTCTATTCAGTGAGCGGAAGCTGGAACATACATCGCGAAAATTGGTTTGCTCCAAAATGGGTAAATGCACTTAAACTTCGTGCTTCATACGGAACTGTGGGTAGCCGTCCTAATATTTTATACCCGCAATACGATTTGTACGCTGTTTCAACAGGAGCAAGTTATAATCAAACGCCTGGTGCTTTGATATCACAAGTGGGAAATAAAGATTTAACTTGGGAAAGTACAGTAACCACAGGTTTGGGATTAGATGTTACCCTCTTTGACAGAATATCTTTCACATTTGATTATTATAACAAAGACATTGATAATGTGTTATATCCTGTTCCAGTTTCAGGGCTTACAGGTGTTACTTCTATATGGCGTAACGTAGCAGCTCTTTCAAATGAAGGATTCGAAGCTACATTAGGGGCATCAATTATCAAGAATGATAATTTTCAATGGTATTTGGATGTAAACATAGGAAAAAACACCAATGAAGTTAAACGATTATATGGAGATAAGGAAGAAATTATCATTCGTGATGGTTTGGGAATTGCCGGCTCAACTGATAAAATACTAAAACCAGGATTAGATGCTGATACATTCTATATGAGAGAATGGGCAGGTGTAGACAAACAAACGGGAGCTCCTTTGTGGTATAAAACGGTAACAGATGCCAATGGTAATGAAGTTCGTGAAACAACTTCTAACTATGCCGAAGCCAATCAAGTAGCTTTAGACAATGCTACTCCTGATTTCTTCGGAGGATTTGGAACTTCGTTAACTTATAAAAACTTCAATTTGAGTGCTAATTTTGGTTTTTCATATGGAGGAAAAATTTATAACTATTCCCGAACAGAATATGACTCTGACGGAACTTATACTGACAGAAACCAAATGAAACTCAAAAAAGGCTGGTCAAGATGGGAGAAACCTGGCGATGATGCTACACACCCCAGAGCCTTATATGAGAACAAAAGTAATTCAAATAAAGTTTCTTCCCGTTTCTTAGAAGATGGAAGTTACTTGAAACTTCGATCTCTTTCAATTGGTTACAATCTTGATCTTTCTCAATATAAATTACCTAAATTACATTTTTCTCTTACAGGAGAGAATCTGTTCTTTATTTCGGATTACTCAGGTGTTGACCCAGAGATACCAAGCATTGGAGGTAATGCTCTTAATTCTGCTGGTCCGTCAATTTATCCTGCAACACGTAAATTCATCTTTGGAATAACTGCTAATTTTTAA
- a CDS encoding riboflavin synthase, with product MFTGIIEDLGKITKIEKDKSNLHLWVKSRFTSELKIDQSVAHNGVCLTVVDIQGDTYKVTAIAETLAKTNIGSLQMDEIVNLERGMLISTRLDGHIVQGHVDQTGVCTKIEDENGSTRFTFSYDANSGNVTIEKGSITVNGVSLTVVDSSKNQFSVVIIPYTMEHTNFKNIKVGSVVNLEFDVIGKYVAKLMSVR from the coding sequence ATGTTTACAGGAATTATTGAAGATTTAGGCAAAATTACGAAGATTGAAAAAGATAAATCAAACTTGCATCTGTGGGTGAAAAGTAGATTTACTTCAGAATTGAAAATAGACCAAAGTGTAGCTCATAATGGGGTTTGTTTGACTGTTGTTGATATTCAAGGAGATACATACAAAGTAACTGCCATTGCTGAAACACTCGCAAAAACCAATATTGGAAGTTTACAAATGGATGAAATTGTGAATTTAGAACGAGGAATGTTGATAAGTACACGCTTGGACGGACATATTGTACAAGGGCACGTTGACCAAACAGGCGTTTGTACAAAAATTGAAGACGAAAACGGAAGCACACGATTTACATTTTCATACGATGCTAACAGCGGCAATGTAACTATTGAAAAAGGCTCAATTACGGTAAACGGAGTTAGCTTGACGGTTGTGGATTCCTCTAAAAATCAGTTTAGTGTGGTGATTATTCCTTACACGATGGAACATACGAATTTTAAAAATATCAAAGTAGGAAGTGTCGTGAATTTGGAGTTTGATGTTATAGGGAAGTATGTAGCTAAGTTAATGTCTGTCAGATAA
- a CDS encoding geranylgeranylglycerol-phosphate geranylgeranyltransferase: protein MVCIAQYLASIFILSKSTSIRKVLLDDNLFMLVLAGALAIAGGYIINGFYDKEKDLINKPLKSMIDRLVGQNTKLTLYFLLNFLSVIVASYVSFRTVIFFSGYIFGMWLYSHRIKKIPFWGNFTSAILAIVPFFAVFIYYKNFDGVIFIHALLLFLLILIKEFIKDLENLKGDLAHNYHTIPVKYGEKRAKIVITLATICCFIPIYVLIIHFNVGYMAYYLIFSQITLLLSLVILWSGNFQNRYILIHNILKFVLIAGIFSVLLIDLSWISKIKIVI, encoded by the coding sequence ATGGTTTGTATCGCTCAATATTTGGCTTCGATTTTCATTCTTTCAAAAAGCACTTCTATCCGCAAAGTGTTACTTGACGACAACCTTTTTATGTTGGTTTTAGCCGGAGCTTTGGCAATTGCGGGCGGATATATCATCAACGGATTCTACGATAAAGAAAAAGACCTTATCAACAAGCCACTTAAATCAATGATTGACCGCTTGGTAGGGCAAAACACCAAACTAACACTTTACTTTCTGCTCAACTTTTTATCTGTAATTGTAGCAAGTTATGTTTCTTTCCGAACTGTAATATTTTTTTCGGGTTACATTTTTGGTATGTGGCTTTACTCGCACCGAATAAAAAAAATTCCCTTTTGGGGGAATTTCACCTCAGCAATTCTGGCAATTGTTCCTTTCTTTGCGGTATTCATTTATTACAAAAATTTTGACGGAGTCATCTTCATTCACGCTCTTTTACTATTCCTTTTGATACTTATCAAAGAATTTATTAAAGATTTGGAGAACTTAAAGGGCGATTTGGCACATAATTACCATACAATTCCGGTAAAATATGGCGAAAAACGAGCTAAAATAGTGATAACTCTCGCTACAATCTGTTGTTTTATTCCTATTTATGTACTAATTATTCATTTTAATGTCGGATATATGGCATATTATCTGATTTTTTCTCAAATTACGCTACTTTTATCCCTTGTTATTTTATGGAGCGGCAACTTTCAAAATCGTTATATTTTGATTCATAACATTCTGAAATTTGTACTTATTGCGGGGATATTTAGTGTGCTTCTGATTGATTTAAGCTGGATTTCAAAAATAAAAATAGTTATCTGA
- a CDS encoding S9 family peptidase: MKKYLSLLLALTSLIVLGQEKKISIQDAVYGYITDSNSPKGYALLYPEDYNSLQWIDGTNNYIYDDGSSFEIISATGQKIKSISGEDMASVYSKLRRLPSITYIDQKELIFELDNAFQVYDYLNNNHLSSITFASGAENKDFNKHQKAVAYTIGNNLFVAVSGNEKIEVTNNSDKNIVSGQAIHRSEFGIKKGTFWSPKGNLLAFYQKNESNVTDYPLVDINTVPASSKLIKYPMAGQKSEQAAIGIFDVKTQKTIYLDIDTTDEHYLTNLSWSPDEKYILVAEINRDQNHYWLNRYDASTGKKVNTLFEEKNSKWVEPEYPATFLPNKNDEFLWMSERNGFMNIYHYNLNGKLIKQITDFKWVVQDILGFDSKGKFVFISGTGKDPREKHTYKIELKNPKKITALTKIAGTHKTQLSADAKFLIDAYSSVSVPQNINVVNTESGVVRNILTAKNPLENIAVGTTELLEIKANDGTPLYGKIHKPKNFNSAKKYPVLVYVYGGPHAQMVTNSWLADSYLWIPVFAQNEDYIVFTLDNRGSSNRGFAFESAIHRQLGEMEIKDQLSGVEYLKSLPYVDSSRIAVHGWSFGGFMASSLMLRHPKVFTTSVAGGAVTDWKFYEIMYGERYMDTPEQNPEGYENSRVGKYLNNLEGKLLFIHGSVDDVVVPQHVLSIMQESITKKKLVDLSIYPMHAHGVRGADHANLVQRILDYVKTNNK, translated from the coding sequence ATGAAAAAATATCTATCACTTTTATTAGCACTGACTTCCCTCATCGTTCTGGGACAAGAAAAGAAAATTTCTATTCAAGATGCCGTTTATGGTTACATAACCGACAGCAATTCACCAAAAGGATACGCTCTTCTTTACCCCGAAGACTACAATTCCTTGCAGTGGATTGACGGGACAAACAACTACATTTATGATGATGGCTCATCATTTGAAATTATTTCGGCTACCGGACAAAAAATAAAATCCATTTCCGGCGAAGATATGGCGAGTGTATATTCAAAATTAAGACGTCTCCCATCAATCACATACATTGACCAGAAAGAATTGATTTTTGAGTTAGACAATGCTTTCCAAGTTTATGATTATCTGAATAACAATCATTTATCATCTATCACTTTTGCTTCCGGAGCAGAAAATAAAGATTTCAACAAACATCAAAAAGCCGTTGCCTACACAATTGGAAATAATCTTTTTGTGGCAGTTTCAGGCAATGAAAAAATAGAAGTCACAAACAATTCTGACAAAAATATTGTGTCAGGGCAAGCTATCCACCGCAGCGAATTCGGCATTAAAAAGGGAACTTTTTGGTCTCCTAAAGGAAATTTGTTAGCTTTTTATCAAAAAAATGAAAGCAATGTTACGGATTATCCGTTGGTAGACATCAACACTGTTCCTGCAAGTTCAAAACTCATAAAATATCCGATGGCCGGACAAAAAAGCGAGCAGGCGGCTATCGGTATTTTTGATGTTAAAACACAAAAAACCATATATTTAGATATTGACACTACTGATGAGCATTATCTTACAAATCTTTCGTGGTCGCCTGATGAAAAATACATTTTGGTAGCAGAAATCAATCGTGATCAAAACCACTATTGGTTAAACAGATATGATGCTTCCACAGGAAAAAAAGTGAACACACTTTTTGAAGAAAAAAACAGCAAATGGGTTGAGCCTGAATATCCTGCAACCTTCTTGCCTAATAAAAATGATGAATTTCTGTGGATGAGCGAGCGAAATGGGTTTATGAACATCTATCATTATAACCTCAACGGAAAATTAATCAAACAAATAACTGATTTTAAATGGGTTGTACAAGATATTTTAGGATTTGATTCAAAAGGAAAGTTCGTTTTTATCTCAGGAACGGGCAAAGACCCACGTGAGAAACACACTTACAAAATAGAATTAAAAAATCCGAAGAAAATTACAGCTTTAACCAAAATTGCAGGAACGCACAAAACGCAATTGAGTGCTGATGCCAAATTTTTAATAGACGCATACAGCAGTGTTTCCGTTCCTCAAAACATCAATGTTGTAAACACAGAATCGGGAGTGGTGCGAAATATCCTGACTGCAAAAAATCCGCTTGAAAATATCGCTGTGGGAACCACCGAACTTTTGGAAATCAAGGCTAATGACGGAACTCCGCTATATGGAAAAATACACAAACCTAAGAATTTTAATTCTGCAAAAAAATATCCGGTTTTAGTGTACGTTTACGGAGGACCTCACGCTCAAATGGTAACTAATTCTTGGCTTGCCGATTCTTACCTTTGGATACCTGTTTTTGCTCAGAATGAGGATTATATCGTTTTCACACTTGATAACCGAGGAAGTTCCAATCGTGGATTTGCTTTTGAAAGTGCCATTCATCGTCAGTTAGGAGAAATGGAAATAAAAGACCAACTCAGCGGTGTTGAATATCTAAAATCTCTTCCTTATGTTGATAGCTCACGAATTGCCGTTCACGGATGGAGTTTTGGTGGATTTATGGCTTCGAGTTTGATGCTACGTCATCCAAAAGTATTCACTACTTCGGTTGCAGGAGGTGCGGTTACAGATTGGAAATTTTATGAAATAATGTACGGAGAACGCTATATGGACACACCCGAACAAAATCCTGAGGGATACGAAAACAGCCGTGTAGGTAAATATCTCAACAATTTGGAAGGTAAATTACTTTTCATTCACGGAAGCGTTGATGATGTGGTAGTTCCGCAACACGTGCTTTCCATTATGCAAGAATCTATCACGAAGAAAAAATTGGTGGATTTGTCCATCTATCCGATGCACGCACACGGTGTACGAGGTGCTGACCACGCCAATTTAGTACAACGAATTTTAGATTATGTAAAAACAAACAATAAGTAA
- a CDS encoding DUF6787 family protein, giving the protein MLEKLKKRWNVTSNTQVWLILITFTITGSLSAKVSRPFCDYIGLDFNELNPVLAWILRLIIILPIYQIILLIVGTLLGQFRFFWEFEKKMLGIRKRKVETVSATENEKMSNQKH; this is encoded by the coding sequence ATGCTTGAAAAACTAAAAAAACGCTGGAATGTTACCTCAAACACACAAGTTTGGCTCATTTTGATTACTTTTACAATTACAGGTTCGCTCTCTGCCAAAGTTTCACGTCCTTTTTGTGATTACATTGGCTTGGATTTTAATGAGTTAAACCCTGTTTTGGCTTGGATTTTGCGATTAATCATCATACTGCCCATATATCAAATTATTCTATTAATTGTGGGAACACTTTTAGGACAATTCCGATTTTTTTGGGAATTTGAAAAGAAAATGCTTGGAATCAGAAAACGAAAAGTTGAAACCGTGTCCGCAACAGAAAACGAAAAAATGTCAAATCAAAAACATTAA
- a CDS encoding NAD kinase, whose translation MKIAIYAQQYSENYKKVFEDLFAHIEPSDVVYVEQKLFEDLKREAILSNECKSFTCFSDLDASFDVMLTIGGDGTILRAITFVRNLNIPILGINVGRLGFLATAQKDEIENVFSALRTKNYKITERSVIEAIVSSDGKPVSEINFALNEITVTRKNTASMITINTELNGEFLTSYWADGLIISTPTGSTGYSLSCGGPVIIPNAKNFVITPIAPHNLNARPLVIPDDTEIKLTISGREKKYLISFDSRIETLLNKVSVTIRKADFSIKMIRLEGESFINTLRNKLLWGEDSRNKNN comes from the coding sequence ATGAAAATAGCAATTTACGCACAGCAGTATTCTGAAAATTACAAAAAAGTATTTGAAGATTTGTTCGCTCACATTGAGCCTTCAGACGTTGTTTATGTGGAACAAAAACTTTTTGAAGATTTAAAACGAGAAGCAATTCTGAGCAACGAATGCAAGTCATTTACCTGTTTTTCAGACCTTGACGCTTCTTTTGATGTAATGCTGACTATTGGTGGCGACGGAACTATTTTGCGAGCGATTACCTTCGTTCGAAATCTGAACATTCCCATTTTAGGAATCAATGTTGGGCGACTCGGATTTTTAGCAACAGCTCAAAAAGATGAAATTGAGAATGTATTTTCCGCTTTGCGTACAAAAAACTATAAAATCACAGAACGTTCTGTTATTGAAGCTATTGTGAGTAGCGACGGAAAGCCCGTAAGTGAGATTAACTTTGCTCTAAACGAAATCACCGTAACCCGAAAGAATACAGCCTCGATGATTACCATCAATACGGAACTCAATGGGGAATTTCTGACCTCGTATTGGGCAGATGGTTTGATTATATCAACTCCCACTGGTTCAACAGGTTACTCATTAAGCTGCGGAGGACCCGTAATCATCCCGAATGCAAAAAATTTTGTGATTACCCCCATCGCTCCGCACAATCTGAATGCACGTCCGCTGGTCATTCCTGACGATACGGAAATTAAGCTAACTATTTCAGGACGAGAAAAAAAGTATTTGATTTCGTTTGACTCTCGGATTGAAACGCTCCTCAACAAAGTTTCTGTAACAATTCGTAAGGCTGATTTTTCCATAAAAATGATTCGATTGGAAGGAGAAAGTTTCATCAACACACTCAGAAATAAGCTTTTATGGGGAGAAGATAGCCGAAATAAAAATAATTAA
- a CDS encoding CBS domain-containing protein yields MSIHNSLKTNLPVITPENSVCEAVELLKSQHLSHLPIFNMGNMIGMLPREVVLSASDNNKLTDFLYDMDIFFAKKDARWEEVMEIFVKYDSNIVPVLDEENQYLGYYQLVDFIHLFSETPFLREIGSFIVLEKNQEEYSFSEISQIVESNQAKILGIFISDASNGKVHITLKIIANSLTEILQTFRRYKYAILVEKEDDFYLQELKEKSDYFDKYLNI; encoded by the coding sequence ATGTCAATTCATAATTCCTTAAAAACCAATCTGCCTGTTATCACGCCAGAGAATTCTGTTTGTGAAGCCGTGGAATTGCTAAAATCTCAACATTTGTCGCATTTACCCATATTTAATATGGGAAATATGATTGGGATGCTTCCTCGTGAGGTTGTGCTTTCTGCTTCAGACAACAACAAACTTACTGATTTTCTGTACGATATGGATATATTTTTCGCCAAGAAAGATGCTCGTTGGGAAGAAGTAATGGAGATTTTTGTAAAATACGATAGCAATATCGTTCCGGTTTTGGATGAAGAAAATCAATATTTAGGTTATTATCAATTAGTTGACTTTATTCACTTATTTTCAGAAACTCCTTTTTTGAGAGAAATTGGCAGTTTTATCGTTTTGGAAAAAAATCAGGAAGAATATTCTTTCAGCGAAATTTCGCAAATTGTAGAATCAAACCAAGCTAAAATTTTGGGAATATTTATTTCCGATGCTTCCAACGGGAAAGTGCATATAACGCTGAAAATCATTGCCAATTCACTTACGGAAATTCTGCAAACGTTTCGCCGTTACAAGTATGCCATATTGGTTGAAAAAGAAGATGATTTTTACTTGCAAGAATTGAAAGAAAAATCGGATTATTTTGATAAATATTTGAACATATAA
- a CDS encoding alpha/beta hydrolase yields the protein MKRTFLLFILFSMQVFAQQTSFISENVEINSLLSGTLYTPNTSQPTDLVILIAGSGPTDRDGNQPLMKNNSLKFLAQELAKNEISVFSYDKRIFGLMKQNNLKEEELSFNDFIEDAVLVAEFFLKGKKYKSVTIAGHSEGSLVGMVASQKANVDKFVSIAGAGNSIDKVIEHQMETNAPLLLKQSKEILSELKKGNVVEVQNPMLQAVFRKSVQPYMISWLKYDPKTELQKLKMPVLIVNGTSDLQVPVSEAEILKEASPNAKFCIIEEMNHVLKTVTNSVENMQSYANPDLPINAKLVQEIADFVKE from the coding sequence ATGAAAAGAACCTTTTTACTATTTATTTTATTTTCGATGCAGGTTTTTGCACAACAGACTTCTTTTATTTCAGAAAATGTTGAGATTAATTCACTTTTAAGCGGAACTTTATACACCCCCAACACATCTCAGCCAACAGATTTGGTTATTTTAATTGCCGGTTCGGGACCTACTGACCGCGACGGAAATCAACCACTTATGAAAAACAACTCACTTAAGTTCTTGGCTCAGGAATTGGCTAAAAATGAAATTTCTGTTTTCAGTTATGACAAGCGTATTTTCGGGCTAATGAAGCAAAATAACCTCAAGGAAGAGGAACTGTCTTTCAATGACTTTATTGAAGATGCCGTTTTGGTTGCTGAATTTTTCCTGAAGGGGAAAAAATACAAATCCGTGACCATTGCCGGGCATTCCGAAGGCTCGCTTGTTGGAATGGTGGCTTCGCAAAAAGCAAATGTTGATAAATTCGTTTCCATCGCCGGAGCCGGAAACTCAATCGATAAAGTTATTGAACATCAAATGGAAACAAACGCTCCATTGCTGCTCAAGCAAAGTAAAGAAATTCTTTCCGAACTCAAAAAAGGAAATGTTGTAGAGGTGCAAAACCCTATGTTACAAGCTGTTTTCAGAAAAAGCGTTCAGCCATATATGATTTCGTGGCTGAAGTACGACCCAAAAACTGAGCTTCAAAAGCTTAAAATGCCCGTACTCATAGTAAACGGAACTTCTGACTTGCAAGTACCTGTTTCCGAGGCAGAAATACTAAAAGAAGCATCGCCTAATGCTAAATTCTGCATCATTGAAGAAATGAATCACGTGCTGAAAACGGTAACCAACAGCGTTGAAAATATGCAATCTTACGCAAATCCTGATTTACCTATTAATGCAAAATTAGTGCAAGAAATCGCAGACTTCGTAAAGGAATAA
- the nadE gene encoding NAD(+) synthase, translating to MNAEKVSKHIVQWLQNYVESSRVKGLVIGISGGVDSAVVSTLCAKTGLPTLCLELPIHQAESHVSRAKEHIDFLKKNYTNVSSLEVDLTPVFDQFVSQIPETDKPTYEMALANTRARLRMTTLYYFAGLEGYIVVGTGNKIEDFGVGFFTKYGDGGVDVSPIADLMKSEVYLLGKHLKIPESILNAKPSDGLFGDDRSDEDQLKASYDELEWAMLQDEKGKQADDFSGREKEVFQIYKRLNKINQHKMNPIPICKIEDKN from the coding sequence ATGAACGCAGAAAAAGTATCAAAACACATTGTACAATGGTTACAGAACTATGTTGAAAGCTCCCGAGTGAAAGGACTCGTTATCGGGATTTCAGGAGGAGTGGATTCGGCGGTAGTTTCCACACTTTGTGCCAAAACGGGCTTGCCCACGCTTTGTCTTGAGCTTCCCATACATCAAGCAGAAAGCCACGTGTCGAGAGCTAAGGAACATATCGATTTTTTAAAGAAAAACTACACCAATGTTTCCAGCCTTGAGGTAGATTTAACTCCCGTTTTTGACCAATTTGTGAGTCAAATTCCGGAAACAGATAAGCCCACGTATGAAATGGCTTTGGCAAACACCCGAGCAAGATTGCGAATGACAACTCTTTATTATTTCGCTGGTTTAGAAGGATATATCGTAGTGGGAACAGGTAATAAGATAGAAGATTTCGGGGTCGGATTTTTTACTAAATATGGCGATGGAGGCGTAGATGTCAGCCCAATTGCCGATTTAATGAAAAGCGAAGTATATCTTTTAGGAAAACATTTGAAAATTCCTGAATCTATCCTGAACGCAAAACCTTCGGACGGGCTTTTTGGTGATGACCGAAGCGATGAAGACCAGCTAAAAGCCTCGTATGACGAACTGGAATGGGCTATGTTGCAAGATGAGAAGGGAAAACAAGCCGATGACTTCTCGGGGCGTGAAAAGGAAGTGTTTCAAATTTATAAACGCTTGAATAAAATCAATCAACACAAAATGAATCCTATTCCGATTTGTAAAATAGAGGATAAAAATTAG